One window of the Acaryochloris sp. CCMEE 5410 genome contains the following:
- a CDS encoding class I SAM-dependent methyltransferase — MSNQWTSAEHALSYLARADQFPHRTEGEAVLLEHVPTTVQRILDLGTGDGRLLALLKLDRSDVNGVAMDFSSTMLEAVQQRFAEDTKVKIVEHNLENPLPPLGTFDGVVSSFAIHHLAHPRKRSLYQEVFEILEPGGIFCNLEHVASPTAKLHKQFLQALDIALEDDDPSNQLLDVETQLSWLREIGFEDVDCYWKWLEMALLIGVKPL; from the coding sequence ATGTCTAATCAATGGACCTCGGCAGAGCATGCCCTGAGTTATCTTGCTAGAGCAGATCAGTTTCCCCACCGTACCGAAGGAGAAGCAGTTCTGCTGGAACATGTGCCAACGACTGTCCAGCGAATCCTAGATTTGGGCACTGGAGATGGTCGCTTGTTGGCACTCCTCAAACTTGACCGTTCAGATGTGAACGGTGTGGCAATGGATTTTTCATCCACCATGCTTGAGGCGGTACAACAGCGATTTGCAGAGGACACCAAAGTTAAAATTGTTGAGCACAATCTGGAGAACCCGTTGCCCCCATTGGGAACGTTTGACGGGGTGGTGTCCAGTTTTGCCATTCACCATCTTGCCCACCCCCGCAAACGCTCCCTCTACCAAGAAGTATTTGAGATCCTGGAGCCTGGAGGCATTTTTTGTAACTTAGAGCATGTTGCATCACCCACGGCCAAACTTCATAAGCAGTTTTTGCAAGCCCTTGACATTGCCTTAGAAGATGATGATCCTTCCAATCAACTGTTAGATGTCGAAACACAGCTCAGCTGGTTGAGGGAGATCGGCTTTGAAGATGTGGACTGTTACTGGAAGTGGCTAGAAATGGCCCTCCTGATTGGGGTGAAACCACTATGA
- a CDS encoding isochorismate lyase, protein MNQPIQRVSSGAPWETQVGYCRAIQVGDQIHVSGTAPVDAQGQVVSADGYTQAHRCLEIIQTALQDLGTDTHAVVRTRMFVTDITQWQQFSQAHQEFFGDHPPATTMVQVSALIDPAILIEIEADAVVPVDSAAAILDAQDCRDMTDIRTAIDQLDAQVIALLGQRFDYVKAAAKFKTDAHSVQAPERLKKMLEQRRQWAEKAGLEPDVIEQLYRNLVQYFIDAELEHWRSSQ, encoded by the coding sequence ATGAACCAGCCGATTCAACGGGTAAGTTCAGGGGCCCCGTGGGAAACCCAGGTGGGCTACTGTCGAGCCATTCAAGTGGGGGATCAAATTCACGTTTCTGGAACGGCCCCAGTGGATGCTCAAGGGCAGGTGGTTTCTGCCGATGGCTATACTCAAGCGCATCGATGCCTAGAGATTATCCAGACTGCTCTACAAGATTTGGGAACAGATACCCATGCCGTTGTACGAACCCGTATGTTCGTCACCGATATTACACAATGGCAGCAGTTTTCCCAGGCTCACCAAGAATTTTTTGGAGACCACCCTCCCGCTACCACCATGGTGCAAGTCAGTGCGCTGATTGATCCAGCCATCCTCATTGAAATTGAGGCGGATGCAGTGGTTCCAGTAGATAGCGCCGCCGCCATACTGGATGCTCAGGATTGTCGTGACATGACTGATATTCGCACTGCGATTGATCAGCTTGATGCCCAAGTCATTGCATTACTCGGTCAGCGATTTGACTACGTTAAAGCAGCAGCAAAATTCAAAACAGATGCCCACAGTGTCCAAGCTCCTGAACGCCTTAAGAAGATGTTAGAGCAGCGTCGGCAATGGGCTGAGAAGGCTGGTTTAGAGCCAGACGTTATCGAACAGCTTTATCGCAATTTAGTGCAATATTTTATTGATGCTGAACTTGAACATTGGCGATCTTCGCAATAG
- a CDS encoding ABC transporter ATP-binding protein has protein sequence MTHPPVIATQQLTKQFGDSIAVSQVDLQVQPGEIYGLIGPNGAGKTTLIRMLATAEEPTLGSIAIAGQTLIQNQPNPDIKRRIGFLPDDFPLYDDLLVWDYLEYFARLYYLQEPDLSNRLKEVLALVDLDSKRHSPISTLSRGMKQRLSLARTIIHKPTLLLLDEPVSGLDPVARVQFRQTLKTLQQQGLTIFISSHILSDLEDFCTSIGIMQMGQLVESSELRALYNRDQTQQLIISTVTDLAPVETFLQDHAFVHECKVLPDKHQIAVTFTGTDDDIVALLRSLISHNFPIIDFHRTQESLEDIFIKMGYRQTS, from the coding sequence ATGACCCATCCTCCAGTCATTGCCACTCAGCAACTGACGAAACAGTTTGGTGACAGCATTGCGGTTAGCCAAGTTGATCTGCAAGTTCAACCAGGCGAAATTTACGGCTTAATTGGGCCGAATGGCGCTGGCAAAACCACTCTGATTCGCATGTTGGCGACGGCTGAAGAACCCACCCTGGGAAGTATTGCGATTGCTGGGCAAACTCTCATCCAGAACCAGCCCAATCCTGATATCAAGCGGCGGATTGGCTTCCTGCCGGATGATTTCCCTCTATACGATGATTTGTTGGTATGGGATTATCTGGAATATTTTGCCCGCCTATATTATCTGCAAGAACCAGACCTCAGCAACAGATTGAAGGAAGTATTGGCGTTGGTCGATCTAGACAGTAAGCGCCATAGCCCGATTAGTACCTTGTCGCGAGGCATGAAGCAGCGCCTTAGCTTAGCTCGAACGATTATTCATAAACCCACCTTGTTGTTACTGGATGAACCTGTTTCTGGGCTAGATCCAGTGGCTAGAGTTCAGTTCCGTCAAACCTTAAAGACCTTACAACAGCAAGGCTTAACCATTTTTATCTCTTCCCATATTCTCAGCGATTTGGAAGATTTCTGTACCTCCATCGGCATTATGCAGATGGGGCAATTGGTGGAGAGTTCAGAGCTTCGGGCGTTATACAACCGAGATCAGACTCAGCAATTGATTATTTCTACGGTGACAGATTTAGCGCCTGTTGAAACTTTTCTACAAGACCATGCATTCGTCCATGAATGCAAAGTCTTACCTGATAAACATCAAATTGCTGTGACCTTTACGGGCACGGACGATGACATCGTTGCGTTGTTGCGATCGCTGATCTCCCACAACTTCCCAATCATCGATTTCCACCGTACTCAAGAGAGCCTAGAAGATATCTTTATCAAAATGGGCTATCGGCAAACCTCATAA
- a CDS encoding GNAT family N-acetyltransferase: MYVNKEFRGKGLGSDLVRQVIQLAQDAKCYKLIATSRDSRPKVHTLYRQLGFTQRGLEFRIDF; the protein is encoded by the coding sequence GTGTATGTCAATAAAGAGTTTAGAGGGAAGGGGTTAGGCTCCGACCTCGTTCGTCAGGTGATCCAGCTTGCCCAAGATGCCAAATGCTACAAACTCATCGCCACGAGTCGAGATTCTAGGCCCAAAGTTCACACCCTCTATCGACAGTTAGGGTTTACCCAGCGAGGGCTTGAATTTCGCATAGATTTTTGA
- a CDS encoding RluA family pseudouridine synthase, with the protein MEKLEFSVEGSAARIDRWLANQVDSLSRSHIQKLIEQGHVQINHQICTSKKYALQIGDQVEVHIPAPQPLALEPELMDLEILFEDAHLLIVNKPAGLVVHPAPGHATGTLVHGLLAHCQEGQGTTLSGIGGVERPGIVHRLDKDTTGAVMVAKTDQAHQHLQAQIAAKTALREYVGLVYGRPSALTGRMEFPIGRHRSDRIKMAVVPVEQGGKAAVTHWQILQPLGNYALVKFRLETGRTHQIRVHCAQMGWPIVGDPLYSRGRSLKVNLSGQVLHAWHLSLKHPVFHTEISVQAPLPIDFVKLLNRLQQQANLKPMNNLLYPVPTVG; encoded by the coding sequence ATGGAAAAACTGGAATTTTCGGTTGAGGGATCTGCTGCCAGAATAGACCGCTGGCTGGCGAACCAAGTGGATTCATTGTCGCGATCGCATATTCAGAAACTGATTGAACAGGGCCATGTCCAAATCAATCATCAGATTTGCACCTCTAAGAAATATGCCCTGCAAATCGGTGACCAAGTCGAAGTGCACATTCCTGCACCTCAGCCCTTAGCCCTAGAGCCCGAACTGATGGATTTAGAGATCCTATTTGAAGATGCTCATCTCCTGATCGTCAATAAACCTGCAGGTCTCGTAGTCCATCCTGCCCCTGGTCATGCCACAGGTACCCTTGTGCATGGCTTGCTGGCTCATTGCCAAGAGGGGCAGGGCACCACCCTCTCTGGCATTGGCGGTGTTGAGCGTCCAGGCATTGTGCATCGTCTAGATAAAGACACAACCGGGGCCGTTATGGTGGCTAAAACGGACCAAGCCCATCAACATCTCCAAGCTCAGATTGCAGCCAAAACAGCACTACGGGAATATGTGGGCCTGGTTTATGGCCGTCCATCTGCCTTAACAGGACGAATGGAGTTTCCCATTGGTCGTCATCGATCAGATCGGATCAAAATGGCGGTGGTGCCTGTAGAACAAGGGGGAAAAGCGGCGGTCACCCACTGGCAGATTCTCCAGCCGTTGGGGAATTATGCGCTGGTTAAGTTTCGGTTAGAAACCGGACGCACCCATCAAATTCGGGTTCATTGCGCTCAGATGGGTTGGCCGATTGTCGGTGACCCCCTCTACAGTCGAGGTCGATCCTTAAAGGTAAATCTATCCGGACAAGTCTTACATGCATGGCATTTAAGCCTGAAACATCCGGTTTTTCATACAGAGATTAGTGTCCAAGCCCCGTTGCCTATAGATTTCGTAAAATTACTCAACCGCTTACAGCAGCAGGCTAATCTGAAGCCAATGAACAATCTCCTCTACCCGGTGCCGACCGTGGGTTAA
- a CDS encoding PHP domain-containing protein codes for MIVTKAPQTDQDRLKAIFQSITAESCPHTYNFHLHTIHSDGRLEPQQLVQQAIDTGITSLAITDHHSVDGYWRALELLQSQPPDSTSSLPHLWTGIEITSRLLETQVHILGYGFDPHHGALQPYLVGSAPSGHQAQANQVINALHAAGGLAVLAHPARYRRSVKELVNAAVQAGIDGIETFYCYGNNDPWEPSPSQTQTLMRLADQHNLLQTCGTDTHGSDIRRRL; via the coding sequence GTGATTGTTACGAAGGCACCTCAAACCGATCAAGATCGATTGAAAGCTATCTTTCAATCCATTACGGCTGAAAGCTGTCCCCATACCTATAACTTTCACTTACATACGATCCATTCAGATGGGCGGTTAGAGCCTCAGCAATTGGTTCAACAAGCCATTGACACAGGTATCACGAGCTTAGCTATCACAGACCACCATAGTGTGGATGGCTATTGGAGGGCTTTAGAACTCTTGCAATCTCAGCCCCCGGACAGTACATCATCCTTGCCTCATCTGTGGACCGGCATTGAAATTACGTCTCGGTTGCTGGAGACCCAGGTTCATATCCTGGGCTATGGCTTTGATCCTCATCATGGGGCATTGCAGCCTTATTTAGTCGGTTCAGCACCCTCGGGACATCAGGCCCAGGCCAACCAAGTGATTAATGCCCTACATGCAGCCGGAGGACTGGCTGTTCTGGCTCATCCTGCCCGATATAGACGTTCTGTAAAGGAGCTAGTCAATGCGGCTGTCCAAGCGGGCATTGATGGAATAGAAACGTTTTATTGTTATGGGAATAACGATCCGTGGGAACCAAGTCCATCTCAAACACAAACACTGATGCGACTGGCTGACCAGCATAACTTGCTGCAAACCTGTGGGACCGATACCCATGGTTCAGATATTCGCCGTCGCCTCTAA
- a CDS encoding TPM domain-containing protein: MNRNLVRRVFTACLGLILSLGVWFSASPAQAFEAPELLPAEPTSIVDLAQALTSTQKSKLDKDLDSFEQDTGWKLRILTQYDRTPGRAVKDFWNLDEKSVLLVADSRGGNILNFNVGDAVYQLLPRTFWVELQTRFGNQYFVQENGEDESIIQAINSVKTCLNQGGCRVVPGLPQEQWIFTLITSVVGGIICGFSAHPRKPDQVFAWQWMLIFSPLWGICFFSFGIGPVIARTTEWLPILRNVAGFLVGFLIAFLTPIYKAPPTSEV, from the coding sequence ATGAATCGTAATCTTGTTCGTCGAGTGTTTACTGCCTGCCTCGGTCTAATACTGAGCTTAGGGGTATGGTTTAGCGCATCACCCGCACAAGCCTTTGAGGCACCTGAACTATTACCTGCAGAACCCACCTCCATTGTGGATCTCGCTCAGGCCCTGACTAGCACTCAGAAAAGCAAGCTAGATAAAGATCTAGACAGTTTTGAACAGGATACGGGTTGGAAGCTGAGAATTTTGACCCAGTACGATCGTACGCCAGGACGTGCTGTCAAAGACTTTTGGAATTTAGATGAAAAAAGCGTGCTGTTGGTAGCAGACTCTCGCGGCGGCAACATTCTCAATTTCAATGTTGGGGATGCGGTTTATCAATTACTCCCCCGCACCTTCTGGGTCGAACTCCAGACTCGGTTCGGTAACCAGTACTTTGTTCAGGAGAACGGGGAAGACGAATCGATTATTCAAGCCATCAACTCCGTGAAGACCTGCTTGAATCAAGGCGGTTGCCGGGTTGTGCCAGGCTTACCCCAAGAACAATGGATTTTTACCCTGATCACCTCTGTGGTCGGTGGAATTATCTGTGGTTTTTCAGCTCACCCTCGCAAACCAGACCAAGTGTTTGCTTGGCAATGGATGTTGATTTTCTCTCCTCTTTGGGGAATTTGTTTCTTTTCCTTTGGTATTGGCCCCGTGATTGCCCGAACGACAGAATGGTTACCTATCCTGAGAAATGTCGCTGGCTTTTTGGTTGGGTTTTTAATCGCCTTCTTAACGCCTATCTACAAGGCACCACCTACTTCAGAAGTGTAA
- a CDS encoding RNA polymerase sigma factor, RpoD/SigA family, with protein MSNTKTKQQAISVSPTTDMVRTYLHEIGRVPLLTHEEEIVFGKQVQAMMALLDLQKTEMDELGREPSSEEWAAKANLSPSQLELSLHQGQQAKQKMIEANLRLVVSVAKKYQKRNLELLDLIQEGTLGLERGVEKFDPTRGYKFSTYAYWWIRQAITRAIAQQARTIRLPIHITEKLNKIKKAQRELSQKLGRSATPAEIAEALELEPSQIRDYLTIARQPISLDLRVGDNQDTELRDLLEDDGQSPEQFTTTEALRDDVNQLLKELTPQQRDVLMLRFGLNNGKELSLAKVGQQLSLSRERVRQLERQALDYLRRRKGEVREYIAS; from the coding sequence ATGTCCAATACCAAAACTAAGCAACAAGCTATCTCTGTGTCTCCGACAACAGATATGGTTCGTACCTATCTCCATGAGATCGGTCGAGTCCCTTTGTTGACCCATGAGGAAGAAATCGTTTTTGGTAAGCAAGTCCAGGCCATGATGGCGCTTTTAGACTTGCAAAAAACTGAAATGGATGAATTAGGGCGTGAACCTTCCTCAGAGGAGTGGGCAGCGAAAGCCAATCTTAGTCCCTCACAGTTGGAGCTGTCCCTGCACCAAGGACAGCAAGCCAAGCAAAAAATGATTGAAGCCAACTTAAGGCTGGTCGTGTCCGTTGCCAAGAAGTACCAAAAGCGAAACCTAGAACTGCTAGACCTAATCCAAGAAGGAACCTTGGGATTAGAACGCGGGGTTGAAAAGTTTGATCCAACCCGAGGCTATAAGTTTTCAACCTATGCCTACTGGTGGATTCGACAGGCGATCACCCGTGCGATCGCACAACAGGCTCGCACCATCCGACTGCCCATTCACATCACCGAAAAACTCAATAAGATCAAGAAAGCTCAACGTGAGCTATCGCAAAAGCTGGGACGCAGTGCCACTCCTGCTGAAATTGCAGAAGCCTTAGAACTAGAGCCCAGCCAAATTCGAGATTATCTCACCATTGCTCGTCAGCCTATTTCCCTGGATCTGAGAGTGGGGGACAATCAGGACACTGAGTTGCGAGATCTGCTGGAAGATGATGGGCAATCTCCTGAGCAGTTTACGACCACTGAGGCGCTGCGGGATGATGTGAATCAATTGCTCAAAGAGTTAACTCCCCAACAACGGGATGTCCTAATGCTCCGGTTCGGCCTCAACAACGGTAAAGAGTTGTCTCTGGCCAAAGTCGGCCAACAATTAAGCCTCAGCCGAGAGCGCGTTCGTCAGCTAGAACGGCAAGCCCTAGACTATCTGCGCCGTCGTAAAGGCGAAGTGCGAGAGTACATCGCTAGCTAG
- the sfsA gene encoding DNA/RNA nuclease SfsA: MADWLYQYPPLLAGTLIKRYKRFLADIELDTGEVVTAHCPNTGPMTGMCAPHSRVQISQSNNPKRKLAYTWEMIEVCETEPTWVGVNTQIPNLVVKQLLQDRLLHSLGDYDQVKSEVRYGQEKSRIDFLLTGSAQPAYIEVKSTTWAIEKQALFPDTVTTRGQKHIRELISVLSAARAYLLFFINRADCTTFAPGDQADPEYGKLLREAVAAGVELLPCRFEITPEGIRYLGLATVDEKSLTR, translated from the coding sequence ATGGCGGACTGGCTATATCAATATCCCCCTTTACTTGCAGGCACATTGATCAAACGATACAAACGTTTTCTAGCCGATATTGAACTCGATACGGGGGAAGTCGTCACTGCTCACTGCCCTAATACAGGTCCCATGACCGGCATGTGTGCCCCCCATAGTCGGGTGCAAATTTCTCAAAGTAATAACCCCAAACGCAAATTAGCCTATACCTGGGAGATGATTGAGGTTTGTGAAACCGAACCCACCTGGGTCGGGGTGAATACTCAAATCCCGAATCTTGTAGTCAAACAACTACTCCAAGACCGTCTTTTACATTCTTTAGGTGACTATGATCAGGTCAAATCTGAAGTGCGCTATGGTCAAGAAAAAAGTCGAATTGATTTTTTGCTGACAGGCAGCGCTCAGCCTGCCTATATCGAAGTTAAAAGTACGACTTGGGCCATCGAAAAACAAGCTTTATTTCCAGACACCGTTACGACTCGCGGCCAAAAACATATTCGAGAGTTGATATCGGTTTTATCTGCAGCCCGAGCATACTTACTCTTCTTTATTAATCGGGCCGATTGCACAACATTTGCCCCAGGTGATCAGGCGGATCCAGAATACGGAAAACTCCTCAGGGAAGCTGTGGCCGCAGGGGTTGAGCTTTTACCCTGTCGCTTTGAGATTACCCCCGAAGGCATTCGCTATTTAGGGTTGGCCACCGTCGACGAGAAGTCTTTAACAAGATGA